The genomic DNA tctctctctctctctctcttttctctctctctccctctctcttttctctctctctctctcttttctctctctctctctctctctctctctctctctgtctgtctctgtctctctctgtctctctctgtctctgtctctgtctctgtctctgtcccccccAGGGCAGTCAGATCCTCAGTGGTCTGTGTCCTGATGACTACAGGACAGTGTTACCCATGATAGAGAAAGCTATCCTGGCTACGGACCTGgctgtctatatggagtatgtatactttactatatatctacgtatatgctgtctatatggagtatgtatactttactatatatctacgtatatgttgtctatatggagtatgtatactatactatatatctacgtatatgctgtctatatagagtatgtatactatactatatatctacgtatatgctgtctatatggagtatgtatactatactatatatctacgtatatgctgtctatatggagtatgtatactatactatatatctacgtatatgctgtctatatggagtatgtacactatactatatatctacgtatatgctgtctatatggagtatgtatactatactatatatctacgtatatgctgtctatatggagtatgttatactatactatatatctacgtatatgctgtcatatggagtatgtatactatactatatatctacgtatatgctgtctatatggagtatgtatactatactatatatctacgtatatgctgtctatatggagtatgtatactatactatatatctacgtatatgctgtctatatggagtatgtatactatactatatatctacgtatatgttgtctatatggagtatgtatactttactatatatctacgtatatgttgtctatatggagtatgtatactatactatatatctacgtatatgctgtctatatggagtatgtatactatactatatatctacgtatatgctgtctatatggagtatgtatactatactatatatctacgtatatgctgtctatatggagtatgtatactatactatatatctacgtatatgctgtctatatggagtatgtatactatactatatatctacgtatatgctgtctatatggagtatgtatactatactatatatctacgtatatgctgtctatatggagatgtatactatactatatatctacgtatatgctgtctatatggagtatgtatctatactatatatctacgtatatgttgTCTATATAGAGTATGTATACTTACTATATATCTACGGATATGTTGTCTATATGAGTATGTATACtctactatatatctacgtatatgctgtctatatggagtatgtatactatactatatatctacgtatatgttgtctatatagagtatgtatactttactatatatctacgtatatgtttgtctatatggagtatgtatactatactatatctacgtatatgctgtctatatggagtatgtatactatactatatatctacgtatatgctgtctatatggagtatgtatactatactatatatctacgtatatgttgtctatatagagtatgtatactttactatatatctacgtatatgttgtctatatggagtatgtatactatactatatatctacgtatatgctgtctatatggagtatgtatactatactatatatctacgtatatgttgtctatatggagtatgtatactatactatatatctacgtatatgttgtctatatagagtatgtatactttactatatatctacgtatatgttgtctatatggagtatgtatactatactatatatctacttatatgttgtctatatggagtatgtatactttactatatatctacgtatatgttgtctatatggagtatgtatactttactatatatctacgtatatgcggtctatatggagtatgtatactttactatatatctacgtatatgttgtctatatggagtatgtatactttactatatatctacgtatatgttgtctatatggagtatgtatactttactatatatctacgtatatgttgtctatatagagtatgtatactttactatatatctacgtatatgttgtctatatagagtatgtatactatactatatatctacgtatatgctgtctatatagagtatgtatactttactatatatctacgtatatgctgtctatatggagtatgtatactttactatatatctacgtatatgttgtctatatagagtatgtatactatactatatatctacgtatatgctgtctatatggagtatgtatactttactatatatctacgtatatgttgtctatatagagtatgtatactatactatatatctacgtatatgctgtctatatggagtatgtatactttactatatatctacgtatatgttgtctatatagagtatgtatactatactatatatctacgtatatgttgtctatatggagtatgtatactttactatatatctatgtatatgcttctatatggagtatgtatactttactatatatctacgtatatgctgtctatatggagtatgtatactttactatatgtctacgtatatgctgtctatatggagtatgtatactatactatatatatatacgtatatgctgtctatatggagtatgtatactatactatatatctacgtataagctgtctatatggagtatgtatactttactatatatctacgtatatgctgtctatatggagtatgtatactatactatatatctacgtatatgttgtctatatagagtatgtatactatactatatatctacgtatatgttgtctatatggagtatgtatactttactatatatctacgtatatgctgtctatatggagtatgtatactatactatatatctacgtatatgctgtctatatggagtatgtatactttactatatatctacgtatatgctgtctatatggagtatgtatactatactatatatctacgtatatgttgtctatatggagtatgtatactttactatatatctacgtatatgctgtctatatggagtatgtatactttactatatatctacgtatatgttgtctatatggagtatgtatactttactatatatctacgtatatgttgtctatatagagtatgtatactttactatatatctacgtatatgttgtctatatagagtatgtatactatactatatatctacgtatatgctgtCTTTATAGAGTATGTATAatttactatatatctacgtatatgctgtctatatggagtatgtatactttactatatatctacgtatatgttgtctatatggagtatgtatactttactatatatctacgtatatgttgtctatatagagtatgtatactatactatatatctacgtatatgctgtctatatggagtatgtatactttactatatatctacgtatatgttgtctatatagagtatgtatactatactatatatctacgtatatgctgtctatatggagtatgtatactttactatatatctacgtatatgttgtctatatagagtatgtatactatactatatatctacgtatatgttgtctatatggagtatgtatactttactatatatctacgtatatgcttctatatggagtatgtatactttactatatatctacgtatatgctgtctatatggagtatgtatactttactatatatctacgtatatgctgtctatatagagtatgtatactttactatatatctacgtatatgctgtctatatggagtatgtatactttactatatatctacgtatatgttgtctatatagagtatgtatactatactatatatctacgtatatgctgtctatatggagtatgtatactttactatatatctacgtatatgttgtctatatagagtatgtatactatactatatatctatgtatatgttgtctatatggagtatgtatactttactatatatctacgtatatgcttctatatggagtatgtatactttactatatatctacgtatatgctgtctatatggagtatgtatactttaCTGTTATAACTACTTATATGttgtctatatggagtatgtatactatactatatatctacgtatatgctgtctatatggagtatgtatactttactatatatctacgtatatgctgtctatatggagtatgtatactatactatatatctacgtatatgttgtctatatggagtatgtataccatactatatatctacgtatatgctgtctatatagagtatgtatactttactatatatctacttatatgctgtctatatggagtatgtatactatactatatatctacttatatgctgtctatatggagtatgtatactttaTTATAACTACTtatatgctgtctatatggagtatgtatactttactatatattgggcgacaggtagcctagcgacaggtagcctagcgacaggtagcctagcgacaggtagcctagcgacaggtagcctagcgacaggtagcctagtgtttagagcgttgggccagtaaccgaaaggttgctggatcgaatccctgagctgacaaggtaaaaaatctgtcgttctgccccctgaacaaggcagttaacccactcttccccagtaggccgtcattgaaaataagaatttgttcttaactgacttgcctagttaaataaaggtatacataaataatgtatatatatatatatatatatatatatatgtatattaagGTGTCAAATCCGGCCCAGCCCGCCTCGCCTCACCTCTTCTGTGGGTCAGAGGGGTCTGGTCATCATCAGCTATTTGCCAAGCAGATTTGAGGCCTTGGATCCGAATCCAGGAGAgtcctggtaatactattgcattatcctctgtatagttgttgatgaagttcaccaCTCGCTGCCTCgtgcttcaggtgtaacctgtgcttgcttggaCCGGCCATCATTTTGATGGAAGGCATTAGACATAACACTTTTTttcccaatcttcctctgtccagtgactgtgttcttttgcccgtcttaatctcttctttttattggccagtctgagaaatggctttttctattgcaactctgcctagaaggcctgaatcccggagtcgcttcttcactgttgacgttgagactggtgttttgcgggtaatatttaatgaaagctgccagttgaggactttgtgaggcgtctgttttctcaaactagacactctaatgtacttgtcctcttgctcagttgtgcaccggggcctcccacccctctttctattctggttagggccagtttgtgctgttctgtgaagggagtagtacacagcgttgtacgagatcttcagtttattggtaagttctcacatggaatagccttcatttctcagaacaagaatagactgacgagtttcagaagaaagttctttgtttctggccattttgagcctgtaatcgaacccacaaatgctgatgctccagatactcaactagtctacaggccagttttattgcttctttaatcagaacaacagttttcagctgtgctaacatcatttcaaaagggtttttctaatgatcaattagccttttaaaattataaacttggattagctaacaacgtgccattggaacacaggagtgatggttgctgataatgggcctctgtacacctatgtagatattccattaaaaatcctcagtttccagctacaatagtcatttacaacattaacaatgtctacactgtatttctgatcaatttgatgttattttaatggacaaaatgttgtgcttttctttaaaaaaacacagacatttctaagtgacccccaacTTTTGAACTGTCGCATATATGTAGGGgtacaggatagataatagacagtaacagcagtatactgtaggtaggggtaaaggatagataatagaccgtaacagcagtatactgtaggtaggggtaaaggatagataatagacagtaacagcagtatactgtaggtaggggtaaaggatagataatagacagtaacagcagtatactgtaggtaggggtaaaggatagataatacagtaacagcagtatactgtaggtaggggtaaaggatagataatagacagtaacagcagtatacgtGATgagaggggtcaggggtcagtgcAGATTGCCTGGGTCGCTGTTTAGTTTAACTAGCTGTTTAGCAGttttatgacttgggggtagaagcctgTCCAGGGTCCTGTtgcgtgctgtagcagagagaaccagCCGTGActacggtggctggagtctttgaccatttttagggccttcctctgacaccgcctgctatagtggtcctggaaggcagggagctctgccccagtTTACCATGTGATTATacatctctgacaccgcctggtatagaggtcctggagggcagggagctctgccccagtTTACCATGTGATTATACGTCtcggacaccgcctggtatagaggtcctggagggcagggagctctgccccagtTTACCATGTGATTATACATCtcggacaccgcctggtatagaggtcctggagggcagggagctctgccccagtTTACCATGTGATTATacatctctgacaccgcctggtatggaggtcctggagggcagggagctctgccccagtTTACCATGTGATTATacatctctgacaccgcctggtatagaggtcctggaaggcagggagctctgccccagtTTACCATGTGATTATACATCtcggacaccgcctggtatagaggtcctggagggcagggagctctgccccagtTTACCATGTGATTAACCATCtcggacaccgcctggtatagaggtcctggagggcagggagctctgccccagtTTACCATGTGATTAACCATCtcggacaccgcctggtatagaggtcctggagggcagggagctctgccccagtTTACCATGTGATTAACcatctctgacaccgcctggtatagaggtcctggagggcagggagctctgccccagtTTACCATGTGGTTATacatctctgacaccgcctggtatagaggtcctggagggcagggagctctgccccagtTTACCATGTGATTATacatctctgacaccgcctggtatagaggtcctggagggcagggagcTCTGCTCCAGTTTACCATGTGATTATacatctctgacaccgcctggtatagaggtcctggagggcagggagctctgccccagtTTACCATGTGATTATacatctctgacaccgcctggtatagaggtcctggagggcagggagctctgccccagtTTACCATGTGATTAACCATCtcggacaccgcctggtatagaggtcctggagggcagggagctctgccccagtTTACCATGTGATTAACcatctctgacaccgcctggtatagaggtcctggagggcagggagctctgccccagtTTACCATGTGGTTATacatctctgacaccgcctggtatagaggtcctggagggcagggagctctgccccagtTTACCATGTGATTATACATCTCTGACACCgccctggtatagaggtcctggagggcagggagcTCTGCTCCAGTTTACCATGTGATTATacatctctgacaccgcctggtatagaggtcctggagggcagggagctctgccccagtTTACCATGTGATTATacatctctgacaccgcctggtatagaggtcctggagggcagggagctctgccccagtTTACCATGTGATTATacatctctgacaccgcctggtatagaggtcctggaggcagggagctctgccccagtTTACCATGTGATTATacatctctgacaccgcctggtatagaggtcctggagggcagggagctctgccccagtTTACCATGTGATTATacatctctgacaccgcctggtatagaggtcctggaaggcagggagCTCTGCCCAGTTTACCATGTGATATacatctctgacaccgcctggtatagaggtcctggagggcagggagctctgccccagtTTACCATGTGATTATacatctctgacaccgcctggtatagaggtcctggagggcagggagctctgccccagtTTACCATGTGATTATACATCTAGCAGGGGAGACTCTGTGGTAGCCttactctctcactctgtgtgtgtgtgtgtgtgtgtgtgtgtgtgtgtgtgtgtgtgtgtgtgtgtgtgtgtgtgttcaggaggAGGGCAGAGTTCTTTGAACTGGGTCAGAGAGGAGTGAGGTGGGAGGAGGACAGGCACAGAGACTTACTAAGGTGAGCACCCTAAACCCTACGTAGCGCACTACTATAGACTGCAGCCCTATGGGCGCTGGCCTAAAGTAGTGCGCTAGGGTCCCGTTTGGGACACACTATCTCTGCCTTACGTAGTGCACTGCtttatgacaccctattccctatatagtggcactactatagaccagagccctattccctatatagtgcactactatagaccagggccctattccctatatagtgcactactttagaccagagccctattccctatatagtggactattATAGACCATCTGGTCGTGATCGACTCTGatccagtggtgtgtgtgtgtgtgtgtgtgtgtgtctcccacaGGTCGATGCTGATGACAGCCAGCGATATTGCTGCCATTACAAAGCCTTGGCATATTCAGAagagggtaacacacacacacagacacacacacacacacacacacacacacacacacacacacactttatccctcattctctccctcctcagACAGCTAAGCTGGTGGCATCTGAGTTTTTTGCTCAAGGAGACCGAGAGAAAGAAGAGTTCAACATCAAACCTGTTGTAAGTAGCTATCGCTGCCTGGAACTTAGTTCAACATTAAACCTGTTGTAAGTAGCTATCGCTGCCTGGAACTTAGTTCAACATCAAACCTGTTGTAAGTAGCTATCGCTGCCTGGAACTTAGTTCAACATTAAACCTGTTGTAAGTAGCTATCGCTGCCTGGAACTTAGTTCAACATCAAACCTGTTGTAAGTAGCTATCGCTGCCTGGAACTTAGTTCAACATCAAACCTGTTGTAAGTAGCTATCGCTGCCTGGAACTTAGTTCAACATCAAACCTGTTGTAAGTAGCTATCGCTGCCTGGAACTTAGTTCAACATCAAACCTGCTGTAAGTAGCTATCGCTGCCTGGAACTTAGTTCAACATCAAACCTGTTGTAAGTAGCTATCGCTGCCTGGAACTTAGTTCAACATCAAACCTGTTGTAAGTAGCTATCGCTGCCTGGAACTTAGTTCAACATCAAACCTGTTTAACTCAGTTGACCTCTGACCTGCAGGACAACATGTTTAACTCAGTTGACCTTTGACCTGCAGGACAACATGTTTCAACTCAGTTGACCTTTGACCTGCAGGACAACATGTTTAACTCAGTTGACCTTTTGACCTGCAAGACAACATGTTTTAACTCAGTTGACCTCTGACCTGCAAGACAACATGTTTTAACTCAGTTGACCTTTTGACCTGCAAGACAACATGTTTAACTCAGTTGACCTTTAGACCTGCAAGACAACATGTTTAACTCAGTTGACCCTCTGACCTGCGAGACAACATGTTTAACTCAGTTGACCCTCTGACCTGCGAGACAACATGTTTAACTCAGTTGACCCTCTGACCTGCGAGACAACATGTTTAACTCAGTTGACCCTCTGACCTGCGAGACAACATGTTTAACTCAGTTGACCCTCTGACCTGCGAGACAACATGTTTAACTCAGTTGACCTCTGACCTGCGAGACAACGTTTAAACTCATATTATTGTTTCAACTCAGTGTCAATCCTTTAATCTGACTCCTGCTGAACTTTGTTTGAGTGAGTAGCCCATCTGGTTCTGAGTGAGTAGCCCATCTGGTTCTGAGTGAGTAGCCCATCTGGTTCTGAGTGAGTAGCCCATCTGGTTCTGAGTGAGTAGCCCATCTGGTTCTGAGTGAGTAGCCCATCTGGTTCTGAGGGAGTAGCCCATCTGGTTCTGAGCAAGTAGCCCATCTGGTTCTGAGTGAGTAGCCCATCTGGTTCTGAGTGAGTAGCCCATCTGGTTCTGAGGGAGTAGCCCATCTGGTTCTGAGCAAGTAGCCCATCTGGTTCTGAGTGAGTAGCCCATCTGGTTCTGAGGGAGTAGCCCATCTGGTTCTGAGTGAGTAGCCCATCTGGTTCTGAGTGGCCCAGTTGGAAGAGCATGGTAGGGTAGTAGGTTTGTGGTTATTGCAGAGGGGACGATAAGTGCCATCTGTTTGTCCCCAGGACATGATGAACAGAGACAACAGCACTCGTCTACCTCACATGCAGGTCAACTACATCGATGGGATGTGCCGTCCTTTATACCAGGTGGGTACCAGTCCAttcaccctgtatataacctgggtgggtaccagtccattcaccctctatataacctgggtgggtactagtctatataacctgggtgggtactagtctatataacctgggtgggtactagtctatataacctgggtgggtactagtctatataacctgggtgggtaccagtctatataacctgggtgggtactagtctatataacctgggtgggtactagtctatataacctgggtgggtactagtctatataacc from Salmo trutta unplaced genomic scaffold, fSalTru1.1, whole genome shotgun sequence includes the following:
- the LOC115190139 gene encoding cGMP-specific 3',5'-cyclic phosphodiesterase-like, whose translation is GSQILSGLCPDDYRTVLPMIEKAILATDLAVYMERRAEFFELGQRGVRWEEDRHRDLLRSMLMTASDIAAITKPWHIQKRTAKLVASEFFAQGDREKEEFNIKPVDMMNRDNSTRLPHMQVNYIDGMCRPLYQTLSGMFDSCSPLLEGLMRNRENWMLLAETGEEGGEEE